The nucleotide window CGGTAGGACGTCGGCATGGAGATCTCCGCGGTGGGCGTGAGCGCCACCGACCTGCGCCGGGCCGTCGCCTTCTACGAGCTGCTCGGGTTCGTCTTCCCCCCCGTTCGACGACGGGGAGGACCACGTCCAGACCGCCCCCGGGACCGGTGCCCAGCTCATGATCGACAGCGCCACGCTGATGACCGGCCTGCTGGGTGAGCCGCCGCAGGCGGGCAACACCGCCGCCTTCGCCGTCCGCTGCGCGTCACCCGCGCAGGTGGACGAGGTCACCGCCCGGGTGGCCGCGGCCGGGCACACCGTCGTCACGCCACCGTGGGACGCGCCCTGGGGCCAGCGCTACGCCGTCGTCGCGGACCCCGACGGGTACCGGGTCGACCTCTACGCGTCCTCGGACCCGGCCTCGTCGTCGGACTGAGCGGCGAGGAGCTCGTCGGCCCGGCGGGCGAACTCGACGTCGAGCTCGGTGACCGCGTCGACCGAGTGGGTCAGCAGGTGGACCGTCAGGGTCCCGTAGCCGATCTCGACGTCGGGGTGGTGGTCGAGCGCGTCGGCCACGTCGGCCAGCGCGAGCACGTGCGCGGCGGCGGCGCGGAAGTCGATGCCCCGGGTCCGGCGGTGGATCCCGTGCACGTCCCCGGCCCAGCCGGGCAGCTCCGCCAGGGCATCGGCGAGGTCCTCAGGGGTCAGCGGTGTGCGAGCCATCCACCGATCCTGCCGTGCACGTCCGGCCCCGTCCCAGGGGCCCGCGGCGCGCGGAGCGCGTCGCGGGGATCCGGCCCTGCTGCAGGGGCCCGCCCTGAGCCTGCGAAGGACGGGGGGCAGGAGGGTCCTTCCACTTCCTCAGGTGTGCAGGCCGCACTCGACCTTGTTCTTGCCGGCCCAGCGGCCGGCGCGGGGGTCCTCGCCGGGGGCGACGGGGCGGGTGCACGGCTCGCAGCCGATGGAGGCGTAGCCGATCTCGGCCAGCGGGTTCACCGGCACCTGGTGCTCGGCGATGTAGGCGTCCACGTCGTCGGAGGTCCAGGCGGCGAGCGGGTTGACCTTCACCATGCCGCGCTTGGCGTCCCAGTCGACGACCTTCGTGCCTGTGCGGCTGGGCGACTCGTCGCGCCGCACGCCGGAGCCCCAGGCGGTGTAGCCGGCGAGTGCAGCGGCCAGCGGCTGCACCTTGCGCAGCGAGCAGCACAGGTCGGGGTCGCGCTCGTACAGCCGCGGGCCGTGCTCGGCGTCCTGCTCGGCGACGGTGCGCGCCGGCATGATGCTGTGCACGGTGATCGGCAGGACGCTGCTGATCCAGTCGCGGGTGCCGATGGTCTCGGCGAAGTGGTAGCCGGTCTCCAGGAACACCACGTTCACCCCGGGGACGGCGCGGCCGGCCAGGTGCGCCAGCAGCCCGTCGGCCATGGACGAGGTGATGGCGAAGGAGTCGCCGAACGTCTCACCGGCCCAGGTGAGCACGGCCAGCGCCTGCTCGACCGGGTCGGTGATGCCCTCGAAGCGGGCGTCGGCCTCGGCGGCGAGCTCGGGCGTCGGTGTCGCGATCGCGGTCGTCATGGGCGCTGGACCCCCGTTCCGGTCAGGTGGACGGTGAAGGCGCGCAGGCAGGCGCCGCAGCGCCAGCCGTCCGGGTCCTCGCCGTGCGGGACGAGGTCCTCCTCGCCGCAGTACGGGCAGTGGAACACCGGCAGCTGGCGCTGCCTTCCCGGGCCCGGCTCGCTCATCGCAGCCAGTCGTCCTCGGCCCGGGCCACGTAGGCGGCGAACCGCTCACCCTCGGTGCGCCGGTCCATGAACCCGCGCAGGACCCGCTCGCAGTAGTCCGCGGTCTCGTCCTTGGTGATCTTGTGGGCGCGCAGCTTGCGGCCGAAGGTCGCCTCGATGCCGAGGTGGCCGCCCAGGTGCACCTGGAAGCCCTCGACGCTCTGGCCGGCGGCGTCGGTGACGATCATGCCCTTGAAGCCGATGTCCGCGGTCTGGAACCGGGCGCAGGCGTTCGGGCAGCCGTTGACGTTGATCGCGATGGGCTCGTCGAACTCCGGCAGCCGGCGCTCGAGCTCGGTGAAGAGGTCCTGGGCGTGCGCCTTGGTCTCCACGATCGCCAGCTTGCAGAACTCCAGGCCGGTGCAGGCCATGGTGCCGCGGCGGAAGGCGCTGGGGCGCACCTGTAGGTCGAGTGCGTCCAGCTCGGCGATCAGCGCCTCCACCTGGTCGTCGGCGACGTCCAGGATGGCCAGCTTCTGCTGTGCCGTCGTCCGGATCCGGCCCTGCGCGTACCGGTCGGCCAGCTCGGCGACCTGGGTGAGCAGCGTGCCGCTGACCCGGCCGGTGCGCAGTGCGAAGCCCAGCACGTTCAGGCCGTCGCGCTGCTTGGAGACGCCGACGTGGTCGCGCTGGTCGTGCGCGGCCGGGGCCGGGGCGGGGCCGTCGGGCAGCTTCTCCTGCAGGAACTCGTCCTCCAGCACCTGGCGGAACTTCTCCGGGCCCCAGTCGGCGAGCAGGAACTTCAGCCGAGCGTGGGTCCGCGAGCGGCGGTAGCCGTAGTCGCGGAAGACCGAGCAGACCGCGGCCCAGACGTCGGAGACCTGGTCGGGGCGGACGAAGACGCCCAGCCGCACCGCCAGCTTCGGGTTGGTGGACAGGCCACCGCCCACCCACACGTCGTATCCGGCCTCGCCGTCGGCGTTCACGACGCCGACGAAGGAGAGGTCGTTGATCTCGTGGCCGGTGCAGTGGTCGGTGCAGCCGGACATCGAGGTCTTGAACTTGCGGGGCAGGTTGGAGAACTCCGGGCTGCCGACGTACTTCTCCACCGTCTCGGCGATCACGCCGGTGGCGTCGATGACCTCGTCGGACAGGACGCCGGCCAGCGGGCAGTTGAGCATGGTGCGCGGGGTGTCACCGCACGCCTCCATGGTCGACAGGCCCACGGACTCCAGCCGGTCCCAGATCGCCGGGACGTCCTCGATGCGGATCCAGTGGTACTGGACGTTCTGCCGGTCGGTGACGTCGGCGACGTCCCGGCCGAAGTCGGTGCTGATCGAGGCGAGCACGCGCAGCTGGTCGCTGGACAGCTGCCCGCCGTCGATGCGAGCGCGCAGCATGAAGTAGCGGTCCTCGAGCTCCTCGGGCTCCAGCACGGCGGTCTTGCCGCCGGGGATGCCCTGGGCGCGCTGGGTGTAGAGCCCGAACCAGCGCATCCGGCCGCGGAGGTCACCCGGGTCGATGGAGTCGAAGCCGGCCTTGGAGTAGATGTCGATGATCCGCTGGCGCACCTCGAGCCCGTCGGAGTCCTTCTTCATCCGCTCGTTGGGGTTCAGCGGCTCGCGGTAGCCCAGCGCCCACTGGCCCTGTCCGCGGACGGGCTTGCTGCTGCTGCGGGTGGGGGTGGACACGTCAGACGGTCTCCATCTGCATCGGCACGGGACGTGCGCGACGCGGCCGGGGGAGTGCAGCCGGAGTCGGGGCTGCGGAGGACAGAGCCGGGGTCAGCGCGAGGCGCGACAGGCGGCGCTGCAGACGCGCGCCAGGTCGACGTGCAGGCGCGCCACGAGGGGAACGCCGCAGTCCGTCACCACCCGATCGTCCCACACCCGGGGGGCGTGCCGGTCAGCGCTCGGCGAGCAGCGCCCGGACGGCGGGCAGCAGCGGCCGGTCGGCGGGGATCCAGTCCAGTGCCTCGAGCTCGTCGGCGGGCAGCCAGCGCAGCTCGGAGTGCTCCAGGGCGACCAGCTCGCCGCCGGTGATGCGGCCCGCCCACACCCGCAGGGTCGAGGCCCCCGGCGTGCCCCCGGCGACCACCCCGTCCAGCGGCACCTCGCCGAGGAAGGCCCCGGGCGTGACGAGGACGCCCAGCTCCTCCCGGCACTCCCGGACCAGCGCCGCCCGTTCGGCCTCGCCGCGCTCCACCTTGCCGCCGGGGAACTCCCACAGGCCGGCCAGCCCGCCGGCGGCGCGCTGGGCGACGAGCACCCGGCGCCGGTCGTCGACCAGGGCCGCGCCCACGACCTGGGTGACGTCCAGTGCCCGCCGGGCGGCGGCCGCGGCGTAGGCGTCCAGGTGGGCGGTCATGGCCCGGGCGACCCGGCGGCGGTCCAGCGGCCGGCGCGGCGCCCACTCGACCCGCTCGTGCACCAGCGTGCCGGCCTCGGTGGCCACGAACTCCCGCGTGTGCACCAGGCCGGGTGCTGCGTAGACGTCGCGCTGGGGCCGCTCGGCGCTGACCTCGGTCAACGGGCGGGACCACGGCCGCCCCAGCGCACGGGCCACGTCGAAGGCGACGGTGAGCGGGGCCTCCACCAGAGTGGTGAAGCTCAGCTGCGGCACGCGGGCCAGCTTCCCAGATCCGGCAGGATGGGCTGCGTGCGCATCTCTGCCCGGGTCGACTACGCGGTCCGTGCCGCCGTCGAGCTGGCCGCCGTCGCCCCCGAGTCACTCACCTCCGACCGGATCGCGCAGGCGCAGGGCATCCCGGCGCGCTTCCTGCAGGCCATCCTCGGCGACCTGCAGCACGCCCGGCTGGTCACCAGCCAGCGCGGCCGGGAGGGCGGGTACCGGCTGGCGATGCCGCCCTCGGAGGTCTCCATCGCCCGGGTCATGCGCGTGGAGCAGGGGTTCCTGGCCGAGGTGCACGGCCAGCGGCCCGAGGACGTCGCCTACCCCGGCGCCGCGGGACCGCTGGCCTCGGTCTGGGTCGCCGCGCGCGAGGCCTACCGCCGGGTGCTGGAGAACGTCACCCTGGCCGACGTCGTCGCCGGGCGGATGCCGCCGGAGGTCGCCGAGATGATCGAGCTCGACAGCGCCTGGCGCTCCTTCGGCGTCGTCGCCGACCGGGACTGACCTCCGCTCCGTCCCACCCGGCTCAGCCGGCGGCGTTGCCGGTGACGTTCCAGCCGGCCAGCCGCAGCGCGGGCACGGCGACCCGGTTGTAGCCCATCGGCCCCATCAGCCGGGTCGGCTGCCCCTCGACCACGGAGCCGACGGTCACCGCCCCCGGGGCCAGTGCCTCCAGGTAGGACTGCGTGAACCGCAGCGTGCTCACCGGCGCCACGACCTGCCCGCCCTCGACCAGCCAGACCCCGTTGCGGGTCAGCCCGGTCCACACCGACCGCTTGGGGTCGACGGCGCGGGTGTACCAGAGGTCGCTGACCAGCAGGCCGCGGTCCAGCCCGGCCACGAGCTCGTCGACCGTCCCGCCGTCGCCGGGGGAGAGGGCCGGGTCACCGGCCACCGGGCCCCACGTGGAGGCGGCGTCCGAGCCGTGCCCGGACGGCGTCCGGCCCAGTGCCGCGGCGACCCGGGCGTCGGTGGTCAGACCCACCGGGATGCCGCCGCGCACCAGCTCGGTGCGGCCGGTCGGCGTCCCCTCGGTGTCGAAGGGCAGGCCGACGCCGGCGCGCGGGTCGTCGGCCAGGGTGACCGCGCGGTCGAACTGCTGCTCGCCCAGCCGCAGCCCCGAGGTGCCGTCGACGACGGCCTTGCCGTTGAACTGCCCGGACACCAGCCCGGCGACGACGTCGGTGACCGCGGCCGGCTCGAGCACCACGGAGTACACGCCCGGGTCGACGGGGACGGCGTCGACGCCGGCGCGGGCCTTGGCGCCGGCCCGCGCGCCGAGGACCGCGCAGTCCAGGTCGGCCAGCCGCCCGGTCATGGCGCGGGCCACGCCGTCGGCGCCGGAGAGCCGGGCGATGCCGTCGCCGATCGCCGACGTGGTGGCGCCGCGCAGGTGCCGGCCGGCGGTGTCGGCGAGCACCGTGGTCAGCGACGCGGTCTGCACGAAGCCCGCGGTGCTGAGCCCGCCGGCGGCCCCGACGAAGGCGGCGACGGCGGCCGCCCGCTCGTCGGGGGAGGCGTCGGCGGTCGCGGGGTCGAACGAGCCGTCCCAGGTGAGCGGCGCCGGGGTGCCGAGCCCGGGCCGGTCCGGGTCGCGCGGACGCAGCCGGGCCGCGGCGAGCGTGGCGGCCACCAGGTCGGCGAGCGCGTCGGGACGGCTGCGGGTGGTCGCCGCGGTCGCCGTCCGGCCGCCGTCGACGGTCAGCTGCAGGTGCACCGTGACCCGCTCGTCGGCGACGTTCTGGTGGATCGCGGAGTCGGCGAACCGGGTCAGCGCCAGCGCGGCCTGCTCCACGCGCACGGTCGCCTGCGCGTCGGGGCCGGCCTGCG belongs to Modestobacter sp. L9-4 and includes:
- a CDS encoding 4a-hydroxytetrahydrobiopterin dehydratase, which translates into the protein MARTPLTPEDLADALAELPGWAGDVHGIHRRTRGIDFRAAAAHVLALADVADALDHHPDVEIGYGTLTVHLLTHSVDAVTELDVEFARRADELLAAQSDDEAGSEDA
- a CDS encoding phosphoadenylyl-sulfate reductase — its product is MTTAIATPTPELAAEADARFEGITDPVEQALAVLTWAGETFGDSFAITSSMADGLLAHLAGRAVPGVNVVFLETGYHFAETIGTRDWISSVLPITVHSIMPARTVAEQDAEHGPRLYERDPDLCCSLRKVQPLAAALAGYTAWGSGVRRDESPSRTGTKVVDWDAKRGMVKVNPLAAWTSDDVDAYIAEHQVPVNPLAEIGYASIGCEPCTRPVAPGEDPRAGRWAGKNKVECGLHT
- a CDS encoding nitrite/sulfite reductase, which translates into the protein MSTPTRSSSKPVRGQGQWALGYREPLNPNERMKKDSDGLEVRQRIIDIYSKAGFDSIDPGDLRGRMRWFGLYTQRAQGIPGGKTAVLEPEELEDRYFMLRARIDGGQLSSDQLRVLASISTDFGRDVADVTDRQNVQYHWIRIEDVPAIWDRLESVGLSTMEACGDTPRTMLNCPLAGVLSDEVIDATGVIAETVEKYVGSPEFSNLPRKFKTSMSGCTDHCTGHEINDLSFVGVVNADGEAGYDVWVGGGLSTNPKLAVRLGVFVRPDQVSDVWAAVCSVFRDYGYRRSRTHARLKFLLADWGPEKFRQVLEDEFLQEKLPDGPAPAPAAHDQRDHVGVSKQRDGLNVLGFALRTGRVSGTLLTQVAELADRYAQGRIRTTAQQKLAILDVADDQVEALIAELDALDLQVRPSAFRRGTMACTGLEFCKLAIVETKAHAQDLFTELERRLPEFDEPIAINVNGCPNACARFQTADIGFKGMIVTDAAGQSVEGFQVHLGGHLGIEATFGRKLRAHKITKDETADYCERVLRGFMDRRTEGERFAAYVARAEDDWLR
- a CDS encoding (deoxy)nucleoside triphosphate pyrophosphohydrolase; protein product: MPQLSFTTLVEAPLTVAFDVARALGRPWSRPLTEVSAERPQRDVYAAPGLVHTREFVATEAGTLVHERVEWAPRRPLDRRRVARAMTAHLDAYAAAAARRALDVTQVVGAALVDDRRRVLVAQRAAGGLAGLWEFPGGKVERGEAERAALVRECREELGVLVTPGAFLGEVPLDGVVAGGTPGASTLRVWAGRITGGELVALEHSELRWLPADELEALDWIPADRPLLPAVRALLAER
- a CDS encoding Rrf2 family transcriptional regulator, producing MGCVRISARVDYAVRAAVELAAVAPESLTSDRIAQAQGIPARFLQAILGDLQHARLVTSQRGREGGYRLAMPPSEVSIARVMRVEQGFLAEVHGQRPEDVAYPGAAGPLASVWVAAREAYRRVLENVTLADVVAGRMPPEVAEMIELDSAWRSFGVVADRD
- a CDS encoding metallopeptidase TldD-related protein, which encodes MTADLDALAGAVLDQVRAQAGPDAQATVRVEQAALALTRFADSAIHQNVADERVTVHLQLTVDGGRTATAATTRSRPDALADLVAATLAAARLRPRDPDRPGLGTPAPLTWDGSFDPATADASPDERAAAVAAFVGAAGGLSTAGFVQTASLTTVLADTAGRHLRGATTSAIGDGIARLSGADGVARAMTGRLADLDCAVLGARAGAKARAGVDAVPVDPGVYSVVLEPAAVTDVVAGLVSGQFNGKAVVDGTSGLRLGEQQFDRAVTLADDPRAGVGLPFDTEGTPTGRTELVRGGIPVGLTTDARVAAALGRTPSGHGSDAASTWGPVAGDPALSPGDGGTVDELVAGLDRGLLVSDLWYTRAVDPKRSVWTGLTRNGVWLVEGGQVVAPVSTLRFTQSYLEALAPGAVTVGSVVEGQPTRLMGPMGYNRVAVPALRLAGWNVTGNAAG